One segment of Aquimarina sp. BL5 DNA contains the following:
- a CDS encoding methylglyoxal synthase: MTIAIIAHDGKKAEMVQFLNEHQEILQSKNISLISTGTTGEKAKRAGFDVEALLSGPLGGDAQIAAGVAEKRVDMVIFFRDPLAKHPHEPDIFMLMRLCDVYDVPLATNPATAQLLLKGL; the protein is encoded by the coding sequence ATTACAATAGCAATTATAGCACACGATGGTAAGAAAGCAGAAATGGTTCAGTTTCTGAATGAGCATCAAGAAATCTTACAATCTAAGAATATATCACTTATTTCTACAGGAACGACTGGGGAGAAAGCAAAACGAGCTGGTTTTGATGTAGAAGCACTACTATCGGGCCCTCTAGGAGGAGATGCGCAAATTGCAGCAGGTGTTGCTGAAAAAAGAGTGGATATGGTTATTTTTTTTAGAGACCCATTAGCAAAACATCCTCACGAACCTGATATTTTTATGTTGATGAGGTTATGTGATGTTTATGATGTGCCCTTAGCGACTAATCCCGCAACTGCGCAATTGTTGCTCAAAGGGTTGTAA
- a CDS encoding putative LPS assembly protein LptD: MALQKLSHSFTKIGFKPLQTTVRNILYSLSFSLFCICYTTAQEFDKTTKKPVPVQKDTLSIPKNTVDPKSEILENEKDQDTTKKDTIVEPPQLLTDKVKYKSTDYMRLSRRENKMYLYNEAEIIYGEMQINAGLIIVDNAKNEVYAYGIKDSVGDYSQTPVFKQAQNIVEPDSIRFNFDTEKALIYNSRTKQGEMNVKGEVSKRVNDSVIYMSNVKFTTAEDVDNADYYFYARRIKLVPKKKIVTGLVNMFIADVPTPLGLPFGYFPLEEDRTSGFIIPSYGDENNRGYFLQNGGYYFALSDFADLTITGDYYTNGSYTLLTESAYAVRYKYRGNLRFRFENNLTSERGFPDFARTTTYNIQWTHNQDAKSNPNSRFSASVNFGSSDFFQQSTNQLNTGNFLNNQLTSSVSYAKTFQGDPQVNVNLAANHNSNTQTGIVNLSLPNVNASVSRIFPFAPKVGVKKGIIQNINTQYNFRGENRIQTTDEELFTADMFKGASIGMQHTIPISTNFKIFRYLSATMGTSFQENWVFETIDQSYDPDANDGVGEVVRDTITGFDAYRTYNFSTSLGTTIYGTFNFKKDKKIQAIRHTMRPAISYSINPAFNEFYDEYTISDNLSTPDIDETEVVEYSRFEGGFFGAPSNTFSSSIGFSLSNNLEAKVRSRDTTATEPKKVVLLNNLNFRTAYNIAGDSLQISPLSITGNIPIVQNKLDINFSAELDPYALDNNNRKIDVWNINNGGSLFRLTRASANFGYSFSSKDFEKGKSDDDPLSNQTLRNGGRPDNLFGGGTDFREEQTYRQNDNNREQKDVQNYNYKIPWSLRLSYTVNYSNNARQNEISSHSIMFSGDVELAPKWSVGVSSGYDLKNPGFTYTNLRFQRDLDSWNMSFNWIPFSDRTSWNFFIGIKSSVLSDIKYDKRREPDRQL, encoded by the coding sequence TTGGCACTTCAAAAACTAAGCCATAGTTTTACAAAAATAGGATTTAAACCATTGCAAACAACGGTACGTAACATACTTTATTCACTAAGTTTTTCACTATTTTGTATTTGTTATACAACTGCACAAGAGTTTGATAAAACCACTAAGAAACCAGTTCCGGTTCAAAAGGATACTCTTTCTATACCTAAGAACACTGTAGATCCAAAATCAGAAATACTGGAGAATGAGAAAGATCAAGACACCACCAAGAAAGATACCATTGTAGAACCACCACAATTATTGACGGATAAAGTAAAATATAAATCTACTGATTATATGAGACTTAGTCGTAGAGAAAACAAAATGTATCTCTATAATGAAGCCGAAATTATATATGGCGAAATGCAGATTAACGCAGGACTTATCATCGTTGATAATGCTAAGAATGAAGTATATGCCTACGGTATTAAGGATTCTGTTGGTGACTATTCTCAGACTCCTGTTTTTAAACAAGCTCAGAATATAGTAGAACCGGATTCTATTCGTTTTAATTTTGACACAGAAAAAGCTCTTATTTACAATTCTCGAACCAAACAAGGTGAAATGAACGTTAAAGGAGAAGTGTCTAAAAGAGTAAATGACTCTGTAATATATATGAGTAATGTAAAATTCACTACTGCAGAGGATGTAGATAACGCAGATTATTACTTTTATGCCAGACGAATAAAACTAGTACCTAAAAAGAAGATTGTAACTGGACTTGTTAATATGTTTATCGCAGACGTTCCTACACCTCTTGGTCTACCTTTTGGGTATTTTCCTTTGGAGGAAGACAGAACTTCTGGCTTTATCATTCCTAGTTATGGAGATGAAAATAACAGAGGATATTTTCTCCAGAATGGTGGGTACTACTTTGCGCTAAGTGACTTTGCCGATTTAACAATAACGGGGGATTACTATACAAATGGTAGTTATACGCTCTTAACAGAATCTGCATATGCAGTACGTTATAAATATAGAGGTAATCTTAGGTTTAGGTTTGAAAATAATCTAACTAGTGAACGAGGTTTTCCTGATTTTGCAAGAACTACTACATATAATATTCAGTGGACCCATAATCAGGATGCAAAATCAAACCCTAACTCCAGGTTTTCTGCATCGGTAAACTTCGGAAGTAGTGACTTTTTTCAGCAATCTACAAATCAGTTAAATACTGGTAATTTCTTAAACAATCAGCTTACTTCTTCTGTTTCCTATGCTAAAACGTTTCAAGGAGATCCACAAGTAAATGTTAATTTAGCCGCCAATCATAATTCTAATACTCAAACAGGAATAGTTAATCTTTCTTTGCCTAATGTAAATGCTAGTGTATCACGAATATTTCCTTTTGCTCCAAAAGTTGGCGTTAAAAAAGGAATCATTCAAAATATCAATACCCAATATAACTTTAGAGGAGAAAATAGAATTCAGACTACGGATGAAGAGCTTTTTACAGCTGATATGTTTAAAGGAGCAAGTATAGGAATGCAACACACAATTCCTATTAGCACCAATTTTAAGATCTTTCGATATTTAAGTGCTACTATGGGAACTAGCTTTCAAGAGAATTGGGTGTTTGAAACAATCGATCAAAGTTACGATCCAGATGCTAATGATGGTGTAGGTGAAGTAGTAAGAGATACTATTACTGGTTTTGATGCATACAGAACTTATAATTTCTCTACTAGTTTAGGAACTACTATTTATGGTACATTTAACTTTAAAAAAGACAAGAAAATACAAGCTATTCGTCATACAATGAGACCTGCCATAAGCTATAGTATCAATCCAGCTTTTAATGAGTTCTATGATGAATATACTATCTCTGATAATCTGAGCACGCCAGATATTGATGAAACCGAAGTGGTTGAATATTCGCGTTTTGAAGGTGGCTTCTTTGGCGCACCAAGTAATACTTTTTCGAGTAGTATAGGTTTTTCTTTAAGTAATAATTTAGAAGCAAAAGTAAGAAGCAGGGATACCACTGCTACTGAGCCAAAAAAAGTGGTGCTATTAAATAATTTAAATTTTCGAACAGCCTATAATATTGCCGGTGACTCACTTCAAATTAGTCCTCTATCAATAACTGGAAATATTCCTATCGTTCAGAATAAATTAGACATCAACTTTAGTGCGGAGTTAGATCCCTATGCATTAGACAATAACAATCGTAAAATTGATGTTTGGAACATTAATAATGGAGGTAGTTTATTTAGGTTAACACGAGCTAGCGCTAATTTTGGATACTCGTTCTCTAGTAAAGATTTTGAAAAAGGAAAATCCGATGATGATCCTTTAAGCAACCAAACCTTAAGAAATGGTGGTAGGCCAGACAACCTATTTGGTGGAGGAACAGATTTTAGAGAAGAGCAAACCTATCGACAAAACGATAACAATCGAGAACAAAAGGATGTTCAAAATTATAATTATAAAATCCCTTGGTCTCTGCGTTTATCCTATACGGTTAATTATAGCAATAATGCCCGACAAAACGAAATATCCTCTCATTCCATTATGTTCTCAGGTGATGTAGAATTAGCTCCTAAATGGTCTGTGGGTGTATCCTCTGGATATGACCTTAAAAATCCTGGATTTACATATACCAACCTCAGATTCCAAAGAGATCTGGATAGCTGGAATATGAGTTTTAACTGGATACCCTTTAGTGACCGAACATCTTGGAACTTTTTTATTGGAATCAAATCTTCAGTTCTTAGCGATATTAAGTACGATAAAAGACGAGAACCAGACAGACAGCTGTAA
- a CDS encoding RidA family protein: MKKIITTSKAPAPIGPYNQAILNGNTLYTSGQIAINPETGELVMDDIKTEAEQVMQNLKAILDEVNMTFENVIKTTIFLSDMNNFSKVNEIYGNYFDEDTAPARETVAVAALPKFVNVEISVIAVK; encoded by the coding sequence ATGAAAAAAATTATAACTACTTCTAAAGCTCCAGCTCCAATAGGACCTTACAATCAAGCTATTCTTAACGGAAATACACTATACACTTCTGGACAAATTGCTATCAATCCAGAAACTGGTGAACTAGTTATGGATGATATAAAAACGGAAGCTGAACAAGTGATGCAAAATCTTAAGGCAATTTTGGACGAAGTAAACATGACTTTCGAAAATGTTATTAAAACTACTATTTTCTTGAGTGATATGAATAATTTTTCAAAAGTAAATGAAATATACGGAAACTATTTTGATGAAGACACTGCGCCAGCTAGAGAAACGGTAGCAGTTGCTGCTTTACCAAAATTTGTAAATGTAGAAATCTCTGTGATTGCTGTTAAATAA
- a CDS encoding N-acetylmuramoyl-L-alanine amidase, whose amino-acid sequence MKKKIIYSSLSIVLIFILSAFSVSVAEDNSKDKFVVVLDAGHGGHDPGNRGNGYKEKDISLKVVLAVGAALEKDDRFKVVYTRKTDEFIELHERGKIANKAKADLFVSVHCNSHHSQAYGTETFVLGLHANDENFNVAKNENSVILMEDNYEANYDGFDPNSPESIIGLTLMQEEYLDQSLTLASFVQNRFNRTLKRKSRGVKQAGFVVLHQTYMPSVLIELGFLTNNKEGKYLNSKKGQEEMAKSIIKSIVDYKESLDAAYYVPEPEIPETVNNDSITRIVGEQLYENITFKVQIAAGSNDIELDPKNFNGLDQLSKVQFGELHKYYFGNTSNYNLIKELKTVAVDKGYTSCFVVAFKDNQLIPLTEALKTDTSSN is encoded by the coding sequence ATGAAAAAGAAAATAATATATAGCTCCTTGTCGATTGTATTGATTTTTATACTATCTGCATTTTCTGTATCAGTAGCGGAGGATAATAGTAAGGATAAGTTTGTGGTGGTTTTAGATGCTGGACATGGTGGACATGACCCTGGAAATAGAGGTAATGGTTATAAAGAAAAGGATATTTCACTTAAAGTAGTGTTAGCAGTTGGAGCAGCTTTAGAAAAAGATGATAGATTTAAGGTGGTTTATACGAGGAAGACCGATGAATTTATCGAATTACACGAAAGAGGAAAAATAGCAAATAAAGCGAAAGCTGATTTGTTTGTATCTGTACATTGTAATTCTCATCATTCTCAAGCGTATGGAACGGAGACGTTTGTACTTGGTTTACATGCTAACGATGAAAACTTTAATGTAGCAAAAAATGAAAACTCTGTTATCTTAATGGAAGATAATTACGAGGCAAACTATGATGGGTTTGACCCGAATTCTCCAGAATCTATTATTGGATTAACATTAATGCAAGAAGAATATCTTGATCAAAGTCTTACGTTAGCAAGTTTTGTGCAGAATCGATTCAATAGAACATTAAAAAGAAAAAGTAGAGGAGTAAAACAAGCTGGTTTTGTTGTATTACATCAAACATATATGCCAAGCGTACTTATAGAATTAGGATTTCTTACGAATAATAAAGAAGGTAAATATCTTAATTCTAAAAAAGGCCAGGAAGAAATGGCTAAATCCATAATCAAATCAATTGTAGATTATAAAGAGAGTCTGGATGCAGCATATTATGTTCCAGAACCTGAAATCCCAGAAACGGTTAATAATGATTCTATCACGCGAATAGTGGGAGAACAGTTGTATGAGAATATAACTTTTAAGGTCCAAATTGCAGCGGGTTCTAATGACATTGAGCTCGATCCGAAAAACTTTAACGGATTGGATCAATTATCTAAAGTTCAGTTTGGTGAATTGCATAAGTATTATTTCGGAAATACCTCTAATTATAATTTAATCAAGGAGTTAAAAACAGTAGCTGTCGATAAAGGGTATACCTCTTGTTTTGTGGTAGCATTTAAGGATAATCAGTTAATTCCACTTACAGAAGCGTTAAAAACTGATACTTCTTCGAATTAA
- the pfkA gene encoding 6-phosphofructokinase, translating to MARQIKTIGVMTSGGDSPGMNAAIRAVARSCSYYNVKCIGFYRGYQGMIENDYCELNARSVRNIISAGGTILKSARSKEFMTVEGRKKAAENLKKNEVDAMILIGGDGTFRGGEIFSKEHDIPIIGVPGTIDNDIAGTNFTIGYDTALNTVVESIDKIRDTASSHDRLFFIEVMGRDAGFIALNSGVGAGAEEILIPEEDLGLDRLLESLKRSKRSGKSSSIVVVCEGDKIGKNVYELADYVTDNLPDYDVRVTVLGHMQRGGSPSCFDRTLASRLCVKAVELLLDGEENVMVGVLNNKIVATNFDEGLKEDHSINKELLRISDILSV from the coding sequence ATGGCTAGACAAATTAAAACTATCGGAGTAATGACATCTGGCGGGGATTCTCCTGGGATGAATGCCGCTATACGTGCAGTTGCTCGTTCCTGTTCATATTACAATGTAAAATGTATTGGTTTTTATCGGGGCTATCAAGGAATGATAGAAAATGATTACTGTGAGCTGAATGCTAGAAGTGTGCGTAATATAATAAGTGCAGGAGGGACAATCCTTAAATCAGCTCGATCTAAAGAGTTTATGACAGTAGAAGGAAGAAAAAAAGCAGCAGAAAATCTTAAAAAAAATGAAGTCGACGCCATGATATTAATTGGTGGAGATGGTACTTTTAGAGGTGGTGAAATATTTAGTAAAGAGCACGATATTCCTATTATAGGTGTTCCTGGAACCATTGATAATGATATTGCAGGTACTAATTTTACAATAGGGTATGATACTGCGCTTAATACTGTTGTAGAATCGATTGATAAGATTAGAGATACCGCTAGTTCCCATGATCGCTTGTTTTTTATAGAAGTGATGGGACGCGATGCTGGATTTATAGCGTTAAATAGTGGAGTAGGAGCTGGAGCAGAGGAAATACTAATTCCAGAAGAAGATCTTGGATTAGATAGGTTGTTAGAGTCTTTAAAACGAAGTAAACGTTCTGGTAAATCTTCGAGTATTGTAGTTGTTTGTGAAGGTGATAAAATTGGAAAGAATGTATATGAACTTGCAGATTATGTTACTGATAATTTACCTGATTATGATGTAAGAGTAACTGTTCTAGGGCATATGCAGCGGGGAGGTTCTCCTTCTTGTTTTGATAGGACATTGGCAAGTCGACTTTGTGTAAAGGCGGTAGAATTGTTGTTAGACGGAGAGGAGAATGTAATGGTTGGAGTACTTAACAATAAGATCGTAGCAACTAATTTTGATGAAGGATTAAAAGAAGATCATAGTATAAATAAAGAATTACTCCGTATTTCGGATATTCTTTCAGTATAG
- a CDS encoding translocation/assembly module TamB domain-containing protein, with product MKRVLLTLISLFVLLVILFSIPAVQTFFGRKITTYLNKEYGVDINIGRVGLTYSGDVNLKEIFVKDHHQDTLLYAKSIATSILNIREITKGQPELGDVAINDLTFRMKMYKDESSDNLMTFIRKFNTGKTSTSNTKFLLTTGNVTMEDSKFSYIDENLNTPRIVVLRDITLEAESLKVDGEDFYITTNMLSFKDHRGLNVSNLKTGFSITPTEMKFRELLIETVDSKIEGEIVFSYERGGLVDFENSVNIDADFTKATISTNDLIPFYKEFGNDEDLIIKNTNVKGTLNDFKVLNSNITGLDRSIIQGDIRIRNAVTNASKFRLDGDLKNLTTNYYDLVNLLPGILGESLPKQLYQLGSVKGVGTTIVTIKDVDVDMNFYSQLGKINAFVLLGNLDNVKEATYNGNVISNNFNIGQLLGKSRLGNAAFDIHVDGSGFTLKNLDTKLEGDIRKLEFNGYSYTNLNVFGNLKDPVFDGKLISDDPNVKFTFNGVADLSKEINNYDFTANVDHIDLKQLNIFTRDSMSIFNGDVMMKMKGTGINDAFGTISFEKTLYKNPNASYYFDDFEITSSFDNQNVRTITVNSPDIIDGSVKGVFRFENVYDLFRNSIGSLYANFEPTEITDNEFMEFNFKIYNKIVDVFFPEIEFAPNTFIKGKVESNDSEFKLTFKSPSIKAFDNLMKEVDIQVDNKNPLFNTYVAIDSIDTKYYDVSEFSLINVTLKDTLFMRSEFKGGKNNVDDYNLEFYHTINEDNNSVLGFKKSDFTFKGYTWYANPNRSKNSNKIVFDNNFQNIDIRSILLRHEEEQISVSGVMEGKSNKDIKATFEDVDLNKITPYIENLKLSGIVDGDLTILQDKGVYFPSSTVIINDLAVNDSDLGELRVNVSGNESLTQYNVNTRLVNKNDQKILSAIGSIDVSNNNPDMNIDVSLDQLDMSGFSALGGIVISDLRGLVTGNAKVTGNYVNPSIDGVLKLNQAGLKIPYLNVDLDFDNDSRIILNEQRFNFDDIDITDTKYDTRGILGGFIGHQRFSKWELGLKLTANERLLVLDTEEDEESLYYGTGFISGDATIEGPTDGLVINVNATTEKGTVFKIPLNESESIGDNSYIHFLTLEEKKARLEGKEIILKEIKGLELNFDLDVNDNALVEVVVDKKTGSSLKGRGAGTLLIEINTNGKFNMWGDFVAYEGSYNFRYGALVGKDFTVRSGGSINWDGSPTRAKLNLSAVYKTEANPAVLLENATVNRKIPVEVVVDLNGELIQPDLNFNIELPNLSSVAKSELEYQLEDQATKELQALSLVTQGQFYSGNLDPTFITGNLVERAAGLVNGIFSGDDDKFRVGVNYVQGNRNIDQEAADQFGVTVSTQINNKILINGRVGVPIGGVSESVVTGDVEVEYLFNEEGTLKGKIFNRQNEIQFIGESQGYKQGLGLSYSVDFNNFNELWQKVFNSKKEKDTLVVKTQDTTKIDTPEFINFTDKNK from the coding sequence TTGAAGAGGGTTTTACTTACCCTTATTTCGCTATTTGTACTACTGGTGATCTTATTTTCCATTCCTGCAGTTCAAACTTTTTTTGGTAGAAAAATCACAACGTATCTTAATAAAGAATATGGCGTAGATATAAACATAGGTCGCGTAGGACTTACATATTCGGGAGATGTTAATCTTAAAGAAATTTTTGTAAAAGATCATCATCAGGATACTTTGTTATATGCTAAAAGTATCGCTACTTCAATTCTGAATATTAGAGAAATTACTAAGGGTCAGCCGGAACTAGGAGATGTTGCTATAAATGATCTCACATTTAGAATGAAAATGTACAAGGATGAGAGTAGTGATAACTTAATGACGTTTATCAGAAAATTTAATACAGGTAAAACTTCTACATCGAATACAAAGTTTTTATTGACTACTGGAAATGTTACTATGGAGGATAGTAAGTTTAGTTATATAGATGAAAATCTAAACACCCCCAGAATTGTTGTACTAAGGGATATTACTTTAGAAGCAGAAAGCTTAAAAGTGGATGGAGAAGATTTCTATATTACAACCAATATGCTTTCATTCAAAGACCATAGAGGGCTGAATGTTTCTAATCTAAAAACTGGATTTTCGATTACACCTACCGAAATGAAATTTCGTGAGTTGTTAATAGAAACTGTCGATTCTAAAATCGAAGGAGAAATTGTGTTTTCGTATGAAAGGGGAGGGCTCGTAGATTTTGAGAATAGTGTCAATATTGATGCTGATTTTACAAAAGCGACTATTTCTACGAATGATTTAATACCTTTTTATAAAGAATTTGGTAACGACGAAGATCTGATTATTAAAAATACGAACGTAAAAGGTACGCTTAATGATTTTAAAGTACTAAACTCAAACATTACAGGATTAGATCGGTCTATAATTCAAGGAGATATTAGAATACGAAATGCAGTAACAAATGCATCAAAATTTCGATTAGATGGTGATTTAAAGAACTTAACGACTAACTATTATGACCTTGTTAATTTATTACCAGGAATTTTAGGAGAGTCTTTGCCAAAACAACTATATCAATTAGGAAGTGTAAAAGGTGTAGGTACTACGATTGTAACTATTAAGGATGTCGATGTAGACATGAATTTCTATTCTCAATTAGGAAAGATCAATGCGTTTGTTTTACTAGGAAATCTTGATAATGTAAAAGAAGCAACTTACAATGGGAATGTGATTTCTAATAATTTTAATATAGGACAATTATTAGGTAAATCAAGATTAGGAAATGCGGCTTTCGATATTCATGTTGATGGAAGTGGGTTTACTTTGAAAAATCTTGATACGAAATTAGAAGGAGATATAAGAAAGTTAGAATTTAATGGATATTCTTACACTAACTTAAATGTATTCGGGAATCTAAAAGATCCGGTTTTTGATGGGAAACTAATTTCTGATGACCCCAATGTAAAATTCACTTTCAACGGAGTAGCTGATTTATCAAAGGAAATCAATAATTATGATTTTACAGCAAATGTGGATCATATTGATTTAAAACAGCTAAATATTTTTACCAGAGATAGTATGTCTATCTTTAATGGTGACGTAATGATGAAAATGAAAGGAACCGGAATTAATGACGCTTTTGGTACAATTTCTTTCGAAAAAACATTATACAAAAACCCAAATGCAAGTTATTACTTTGACGATTTTGAGATCACTTCTAGTTTTGACAATCAGAACGTAAGAACTATAACTGTGAATAGTCCCGACATTATTGATGGGAGTGTTAAAGGAGTTTTTAGATTCGAGAATGTATATGATTTGTTTCGTAATTCTATAGGTAGTTTATATGCAAATTTTGAACCTACCGAGATCACTGATAATGAATTCATGGAATTTAATTTCAAAATTTATAATAAAATTGTGGATGTATTTTTTCCAGAAATTGAATTCGCACCTAATACATTTATCAAAGGTAAAGTAGAAAGTAACGATTCTGAATTTAAGTTAACTTTCAAGTCTCCGTCGATTAAGGCATTTGATAACTTAATGAAAGAAGTAGATATACAAGTTGATAATAAGAACCCCTTATTTAATACTTATGTAGCTATTGATAGTATCGATACGAAGTATTATGATGTATCCGAATTTAGTTTGATTAATGTGACGTTAAAAGATACGTTATTTATGCGATCAGAGTTTAAAGGAGGCAAGAATAATGTGGATGATTACAACTTGGAGTTTTATCATACGATTAATGAAGATAATAATTCTGTTCTAGGATTTAAAAAATCTGACTTTACTTTTAAAGGATATACCTGGTATGCAAATCCCAATAGAAGTAAAAATAGTAATAAAATAGTTTTTGATAATAATTTTCAAAATATTGATATTCGATCCATCCTTCTAAGGCACGAAGAAGAACAAATAAGTGTTTCTGGTGTTATGGAAGGTAAAAGTAATAAAGATATCAAAGCAACCTTCGAGGATGTAGATTTAAACAAAATTACACCCTATATAGAGAACCTAAAATTATCAGGGATAGTAGATGGAGATTTAACGATACTTCAGGACAAGGGAGTCTATTTTCCAAGTTCCACAGTAATTATTAATGATTTGGCTGTAAATGATTCAGATTTAGGTGAGCTTAGGGTGAATGTTTCTGGTAATGAGTCGCTTACTCAATACAATGTAAATACCAGGTTGGTGAATAAGAACGATCAAAAAATACTTTCTGCAATAGGATCCATTGATGTTTCTAATAATAATCCAGATATGAATATAGATGTAAGTTTGGATCAGTTAGATATGTCTGGATTTAGTGCTTTGGGTGGAATTGTGATATCAGACCTTAGAGGATTGGTAACAGGTAATGCAAAGGTGACTGGGAATTACGTAAATCCTTCTATCGATGGAGTTTTAAAATTAAATCAAGCGGGGTTAAAAATTCCATACCTAAACGTGGACCTTGATTTTGATAACGATTCCAGAATTATCTTAAACGAACAGCGTTTTAACTTTGATGATATAGATATTACAGATACAAAATATGATACCAGAGGAATTTTAGGAGGATTCATCGGACATCAGCGCTTTTCTAAATGGGAATTGGGACTCAAGCTAACTGCTAATGAAAGATTATTGGTATTGGATACAGAAGAGGATGAAGAGTCCTTGTATTATGGAACAGGTTTCATTAGTGGAGATGCAACAATTGAAGGACCTACGGACGGTTTAGTTATTAATGTGAATGCCACGACAGAAAAAGGAACTGTTTTTAAAATCCCATTAAATGAATCCGAATCGATTGGTGATAACTCCTATATCCATTTTTTAACCCTAGAAGAAAAGAAAGCACGTTTAGAAGGTAAAGAAATCATACTAAAAGAAATCAAAGGGTTAGAACTTAATTTTGATCTCGATGTAAATGATAACGCTTTGGTAGAAGTAGTTGTAGATAAAAAAACAGGTAGTTCTTTAAAAGGGCGTGGTGCAGGTACATTGCTTATTGAGATAAATACGAACGGTAAGTTTAATATGTGGGGGGATTTTGTAGCATATGAAGGAAGTTATAATTTTAGATATGGCGCATTAGTTGGTAAAGATTTTACAGTAAGATCAGGAGGGAGTATCAACTGGGATGGTAGTCCAACTAGAGCGAAACTTAATTTAAGTGCCGTATATAAAACCGAAGCGAATCCTGCAGTATTATTAGAGAATGCTACGGTCAATCGAAAAATTCCAGTAGAAGTAGTAGTTGATTTAAATGGAGAATTAATACAACCTGATCTTAACTTCAATATAGAATTACCAAATCTAAGCTCTGTTGCTAAGAGTGAATTAGAATATCAATTAGAAGACCAAGCAACAAAAGAACTACAGGCCTTATCATTAGTTACCCAAGGGCAGTTTTATAGTGGAAATTTAGATCCGACTTTTATAACAGGAAATCTAGTGGAGCGTGCAGCAGGATTGGTAAATGGTATATTTTCTGGTGATGATGATAAGTTTAGAGTTGGTGTGAACTATGTTCAGGGAAATAGAAACATTGATCAAGAGGCTGCAGACCAATTTGGAGTTACGGTATCGACTCAGATCAATAATAAAATTCTTATTAATGGTAGAGTAGGAGTTCCTATAGGTGGCGTAAGTGAATCTGTAGTAACAGGTGATGTAGAAGTAGAATATTTGTTTAATGAAGAGGGAACATTGAAAGGAAAGATTTTTAATCGTCAGAATGAGATTCAGTTTATTGGAGAGTCTCAAGGATATAAACAAGGTTTGGGACTATCTTACTCGGTGGATTTCAATAATTTCAATGAACTTTGGCAAAAGGTTTTTAATTCTAAAAAGGAAAAAGATACTTTGGTTGTAAAAACTCAGGATACAACCAAAATAGACACGCCAGAATTCATTAATTTTACGGACAAGAATAAGTAA